Proteins found in one Serinicoccus marinus DSM 15273 genomic segment:
- the dnaA gene encoding chromosomal replication initiator protein DnaA, with the protein MSQPAPTSEDVWARVVDELETGGIGARERAFLQLTQMVGLLDTTVLLAVPYSHTKEMLETSLRRPIEDGLSRELNREIRVAITVDDALRQRVEDEADDSEDDSLTRESLTRPASGPSSSSAPDPGEPDIPAVSRSAATSGIPRPATPAGPAVTGAADEARLNPKYTFDTFVSGPSNRFAHAASLAVAESPARAYNPLFIYGESGLGKTHLLHAIGHYARRLYPGVRVRYVNSEEFTNDFINSIRDDKAGAFQRRYRNVDFLLVDDIQFLQGKEQTVEEFFHTFNTLHNSEKQVVITSDQPPKRLSGFAERMRSRFEWGLLTDVQPPDLETRIAILRKKAAQEGMQLPDEVLEHIASRITTNIRELEGALIRVTAFASLSSQRADADLAAHVLKDIVPGSDTAQITVATIIREVSEFFQITVDELCGTSRSRTLVNARQIAMYLCRELTDLSLPKIGQAFGGRDHTTVMHAERKIRAQIGERRALYDQIAELTGSIRRASQR; encoded by the coding sequence ATGTCGCAGCCCGCGCCGACCTCCGAGGATGTGTGGGCCCGGGTGGTGGACGAGCTGGAGACCGGGGGGATCGGTGCTCGGGAACGCGCCTTCCTGCAGCTCACCCAGATGGTCGGCCTGCTGGACACGACGGTGCTGCTGGCGGTGCCGTACTCGCATACCAAGGAGATGCTCGAGACGAGCCTGCGCCGCCCCATCGAGGACGGGCTGTCGCGCGAGCTGAACCGGGAGATCCGGGTCGCGATCACCGTCGACGACGCCCTGCGCCAGCGCGTGGAGGACGAGGCGGACGACTCCGAGGACGACTCCCTGACCCGTGAGTCCCTCACCCGGCCGGCGTCCGGGCCGAGCTCCAGCTCCGCTCCTGATCCGGGCGAGCCGGACATCCCCGCCGTCTCCCGGTCGGCGGCGACCAGCGGCATACCGCGACCGGCGACGCCGGCCGGTCCCGCGGTCACGGGTGCGGCCGACGAGGCGCGGCTCAACCCGAAGTACACCTTCGACACCTTCGTCTCCGGCCCCTCCAACCGGTTCGCGCACGCCGCCTCGCTCGCGGTGGCCGAGTCCCCCGCCCGTGCCTACAACCCGCTGTTCATCTACGGCGAGTCCGGGCTGGGCAAGACCCACCTGCTGCACGCGATCGGCCACTACGCCCGCAGGCTCTACCCGGGCGTGCGGGTGCGCTACGTGAACTCCGAGGAGTTCACCAACGACTTCATCAACTCCATCCGCGACGACAAGGCCGGCGCCTTCCAGCGGCGCTACCGCAACGTCGACTTCCTCCTCGTGGACGACATCCAGTTCCTGCAGGGCAAGGAGCAGACCGTCGAGGAGTTCTTCCACACCTTCAACACACTGCACAACAGCGAGAAGCAGGTCGTGATCACCTCGGACCAGCCGCCCAAGCGGCTGTCCGGCTTCGCCGAGCGGATGCGGAGCCGGTTCGAGTGGGGACTGCTCACCGACGTGCAGCCCCCCGACCTGGAGACGCGCATCGCCATCCTGCGCAAGAAGGCGGCGCAGGAGGGGATGCAGCTGCCGGACGAGGTGCTCGAGCACATCGCCAGCCGCATCACCACCAACATCCGCGAGCTCGAGGGCGCCCTGATCCGGGTCACGGCCTTCGCGTCGCTGTCGTCGCAACGAGCCGATGCCGACCTGGCCGCGCACGTCCTCAAGGACATCGTCCCCGGCAGCGACACGGCGCAGATCACCGTGGCGACGATCATCCGCGAGGTGTCCGAGTTCTTCCAGATCACGGTGGACGAGCTCTGCGGGACCTCCCGCTCGCGCACCCTGGTCAACGCCCGCCAGATCGCGATGTACCTCTGCCGCGAGCTGACCGACCTGTCGCTGCCGAAGATCGGTCAGGCGTTCGGCGGTCGGGACCACACCACGGTGATGCACGCCGAGCGCAAGATCCGGGCCCAGATCGGTGAACGGC